From Desulfuromonas soudanensis, the proteins below share one genomic window:
- a CDS encoding dihydroorotate dehydrogenase electron transfer subunit codes for MKNYKTIVLANQEITSGTFRMRILTPGFAGTVTPGQFVMLRPALALPTLLRRPFGIFRVGCLPAECDGLPAREYLEILYKVVGEGTRILSELHQGDRVELLGPLGKGFDLGVPGREKILVGGGIGLVPLFMLGEALISRGDRVRLLMGGRGRDDILAVTEFERSGVETYVSTDDGTLGEEGFVTRVLERKLGKYPEAEVFACGPMPMLSAVEKICRGRGVPLQVSLEAHMACGVGACLGCVVKGVGHSETRPRYLCTCKAGPVFDSSDLDWGKAAVSKGSCAEGGCK; via the coding sequence ATGAAAAACTACAAAACCATCGTTCTTGCCAACCAGGAGATTACTTCCGGCACCTTCCGGATGCGTATTCTCACGCCGGGTTTTGCCGGCACCGTTACCCCCGGGCAGTTCGTCATGCTGCGTCCGGCGCTGGCACTGCCGACCTTGCTCCGCCGCCCCTTCGGCATCTTTCGCGTCGGCTGTCTGCCGGCCGAATGCGACGGCCTGCCGGCACGGGAGTACCTGGAGATCCTTTACAAGGTGGTGGGGGAGGGGACGCGCATCCTCAGCGAACTCCACCAGGGGGACCGGGTGGAACTCCTCGGTCCCCTGGGGAAGGGTTTCGATCTCGGCGTGCCGGGACGGGAGAAGATTCTGGTCGGTGGCGGCATCGGCCTGGTCCCCCTCTTCATGCTCGGCGAGGCCCTGATCTCCCGCGGAGACCGGGTCCGGCTGCTGATGGGGGGACGAGGTCGCGACGATATCCTCGCCGTGACCGAGTTCGAGCGTTCGGGGGTCGAAACCTACGTTTCCACCGATGACGGCACCCTCGGCGAGGAGGGATTCGTTACCCGGGTCCTGGAGCGCAAGCTCGGCAAATATCCCGAAGCCGAAGTCTTTGCCTGCGGACCGATGCCGATGCTCTCGGCGGTGGAGAAGATCTGCCGCGGCCGCGGCGTGCCCCTGCAGGTCTCTCTGGAGGCCCACATGGCCTGCGGCGTCGGCGCCTGCCTCGGCTGCGTCGTCAAGGGGGTCGGCCACAGCGAGACCCGACCCCGTTATCTCTGCACCTGCAAGGCCGGGCCGGTCTTCGACTCCAGTGATCTCGACTGGGGGAAAGCCGCGGTTTCAAAAGGTTCCTGTGCCGAGGGAGGGTGCAAGTGA
- a CDS encoding glucose-6-phosphate isomerase, protein MSIGFDYTNMMASVLGPERGISEAELEGLRPRAEAIHRDLLVRREEGFLPFYELPFDKGPVDAVLTLAGELCRQFENVVVLGIGGSALGTLALFRALCPLHHNFLPRKERGGGLRLFVLDNVDPVGVSETLDLLAPAETVFLVISKSGSTVETMSQFSIALDWVSRSVGTSFRDHFVLVTDPVSGALRKLAADEGYRSCSIPEGVGGRFSLFTPVGLLPLALAGVDIRALLAGAASMAERVTLENFRENPAYLNAALQYLAYGKGLRISVMMPYSDRLRDLADWFRQLWAESLGKKVDLQGNLVHVGPTPVKALGTTDQHSQVQLYMEGPFDKVVTFLSPDDYGCDLAIPSLAGASGLAYLEGHTLAELIRCEQQATAVTLTQNGRANCTLSLPAVTPESVGALIYMLEIQTLFAGGLFGVNPLDQPGVEEGKDFTYALMGRPGYEEKKEEFSRAFQRQSRYLL, encoded by the coding sequence ATGAGTATCGGATTCGATTACACCAACATGATGGCTTCGGTCCTCGGCCCGGAGCGGGGGATCAGCGAGGCGGAACTGGAAGGGCTGCGACCCCGCGCCGAGGCCATTCATCGGGATCTCCTGGTCCGTCGGGAAGAGGGATTTCTCCCTTTTTACGAACTCCCCTTCGACAAGGGTCCGGTCGATGCAGTTCTGACGCTCGCCGGGGAACTCTGCCGGCAGTTTGAAAACGTCGTCGTTCTCGGCATCGGCGGGTCGGCCCTGGGAACTCTCGCCCTGTTCCGGGCGCTGTGCCCCCTTCACCACAATTTCCTCCCGCGCAAGGAGCGCGGCGGCGGACTTCGGCTTTTCGTCCTCGACAATGTCGATCCGGTCGGCGTTTCGGAAACGCTCGATCTTCTGGCGCCTGCCGAAACCGTTTTTCTCGTGATCAGCAAGTCGGGGTCCACCGTCGAGACCATGAGCCAGTTCAGTATCGCCCTGGACTGGGTAAGCCGGAGCGTCGGCACCTCCTTTCGCGACCATTTCGTGCTGGTTACCGACCCGGTTTCCGGTGCCCTGCGGAAGCTGGCCGCAGACGAAGGGTACAGGTCCTGTTCGATTCCCGAGGGAGTCGGCGGCCGTTTCTCCCTCTTCACCCCTGTCGGCCTTCTCCCCCTGGCCCTGGCAGGAGTCGACATCCGCGCCCTTCTGGCCGGCGCCGCTTCCATGGCCGAACGGGTAACCCTCGAGAATTTCCGGGAGAACCCCGCCTACCTCAACGCCGCCCTCCAGTATCTGGCCTACGGCAAGGGGCTCCGCATCAGCGTGATGATGCCCTACAGCGATCGCCTGCGGGATCTGGCTGACTGGTTCCGTCAACTCTGGGCCGAGAGCCTCGGCAAGAAAGTCGATCTTCAGGGAAACCTGGTCCATGTCGGACCCACTCCCGTCAAGGCCCTGGGGACGACGGACCAGCACTCCCAGGTGCAGCTTTACATGGAGGGTCCCTTCGACAAGGTGGTCACCTTCCTTTCCCCGGACGATTACGGCTGCGACCTGGCGATCCCCTCCCTTGCCGGCGCTTCCGGCCTGGCCTACCTCGAGGGGCACACCCTGGCCGAGCTGATCCGCTGTGAACAGCAGGCGACGGCCGTGACCCTGACCCAAAACGGCCGCGCCAACTGCACGCTCTCCCTGCCGGCGGTCACCCCCGAGTCCGTCGGCGCCCTCATCTACATGCTGGAGATCCAGACCTTGTTCGCCGGCGGGCTTTTCGGCGTCAATCCCCTCGACCAGCCCGGCGTAGAGGAAGGAAAGGATTTTACCTATGCCCTCATGGGGCGCCCCGGGTACGAAGAGAAGAAAGAGGAATTTTCCCGCGCCTTCCAACGGCAGAGCCGTTACCTTCTCTAA
- a CDS encoding pseudouridine synthase, which yields MKERLQKLIAAAGLASRREAEGWIEAGRVRVNGVVAVLGERADPAEDRVEVDGRPLGGQEEKFYILLNKPTGYVTTLRDPKGRPVVADLVKGIPARLFPVGRLDLNTEGVLILTNDGDLAQHLAHPRHQIDKTYLVRVRGALSAASQQKLARGILLDDGPTAPARVEDVRVVGSHTWFKITIHEGRNRQVRRMCESLGHSVSRLKRIRLAFLDLGNLASGHFRHLTPQEVAQLKKM from the coding sequence ATGAAAGAGCGTTTGCAGAAACTGATCGCCGCCGCCGGCCTCGCCTCGCGCCGGGAGGCCGAAGGGTGGATCGAAGCCGGCCGCGTCCGGGTCAACGGCGTCGTCGCCGTTCTCGGCGAGCGGGCCGATCCCGCCGAGGACCGCGTTGAGGTCGACGGTCGTCCTCTCGGGGGGCAGGAAGAAAAATTCTATATCCTCCTCAACAAACCGACGGGGTATGTGACCACCCTGCGGGACCCCAAGGGGAGGCCGGTGGTAGCCGATCTTGTCAAGGGGATTCCGGCCCGCCTGTTTCCCGTCGGCCGGCTCGATCTCAACACCGAGGGGGTGCTGATTCTCACCAACGACGGCGACCTCGCCCAGCATCTCGCCCACCCCCGGCATCAGATCGACAAGACCTATCTGGTCCGGGTGCGCGGAGCCCTATCCGCTGCCAGCCAGCAGAAGCTCGCCCGGGGGATTCTCCTCGACGACGGTCCGACGGCGCCGGCCCGGGTGGAGGACGTGCGGGTGGTCGGAAGTCACACCTGGTTCAAGATCACCATCCATGAAGGGCGCAACCGTCAGGTCCGCCGCATGTGCGAGTCCCTCGGCCACTCGGTGAGCCGCCTGAAACGGATACGGCTGGCCTTTCTCGATCTCGGCAATCTGGCCTCGGGGCACTTTCGCCACCTCACCCCCCAGGAAGTCGCACAATTGAAAAAAATGTGA
- a CDS encoding segregation and condensation protein A — translation MAYEIKIENFEGPLDLLLHLIRKNEMDICDIPIAEITAQYLVAIDVIQSLNLDVAGEFLLMASTLLYIKSRMLLPPSEEEDAEEEEEDPRAELVRRLLEYQKYKDAAATLDTFPLLDREIFARTFPARELEEGEEEEFHSVGLYELVEALRGVLREAPEPVIHEVDQERLSVTDRINSILTLLEGRQSLSFTELFPTPPLRQDVVTTFLAMLELVKLRLLRLMQNSRYGTIWLYPAVVEEGPLTLQLEDDSLGYC, via the coding sequence ATGGCATACGAAATCAAGATCGAAAATTTCGAGGGCCCTCTCGACCTTCTCCTGCACCTGATCCGCAAAAACGAGATGGATATCTGCGATATCCCCATCGCCGAAATCACCGCCCAGTATCTTGTCGCCATCGATGTCATTCAGAGCCTCAACCTCGATGTGGCCGGCGAATTTCTCCTGATGGCCTCCACTCTCCTCTACATCAAGTCGCGCATGCTCCTCCCCCCTTCCGAAGAGGAGGATGCCGAGGAGGAAGAGGAAGATCCCCGGGCGGAGCTGGTCCGGCGCCTTCTCGAATATCAGAAATACAAGGATGCCGCCGCCACCCTCGACACCTTTCCCCTTCTCGACCGCGAAATCTTTGCTCGGACCTTTCCTGCCCGGGAGCTGGAGGAGGGGGAGGAGGAGGAATTCCACAGCGTCGGTCTCTACGAACTGGTTGAGGCGCTGCGCGGAGTCCTGCGGGAGGCGCCTGAACCCGTCATTCACGAAGTCGACCAGGAGCGCCTGTCGGTGACGGACCGCATCAATTCCATCCTTACCCTTCTCGAAGGTCGCCAGAGCCTCTCTTTTACCGAACTCTTTCCGACGCCGCCGTTGCGCCAGGACGTGGTGACCACCTTTCTGGCGATGCTTGAACTCGTCAAGCTGCGCCTTTTGCGCCTGATGCAGAACAGTCGTTACGGAACGATCTGGCTCTATCCCGCCGTCGTCGAAGAGGGTCCTTTAACTCTGCAACTGGAAGACGATTCCCTTGGATACTGCTGA
- the rimI gene encoding ribosomal protein S18-alanine N-acetyltransferase, with product MDNPLNSILIRPMERTDLSEVVAIEALCHDHPWSEALFLRELENPVARIDIGELGGSIAGFLCSWTVADEVEIHDVVTAPAFRRQGVAVALLRHLLARGRGEGAERVVLEVRVGNVSAIALYSRFGFRGTGRRKGYYSDGEDALLMELSLLTDSAATGPR from the coding sequence ATGGATAACCCTTTAAATTCCATTCTTATCCGCCCGATGGAGAGGACCGACCTCTCCGAGGTGGTGGCGATCGAAGCTCTTTGTCACGACCACCCCTGGTCCGAGGCCCTCTTCCTTCGCGAACTGGAAAACCCCGTCGCCCGCATCGACATCGGGGAACTGGGCGGCAGTATCGCCGGTTTCCTCTGCTCCTGGACGGTTGCCGACGAAGTGGAAATCCACGATGTGGTCACCGCACCTGCTTTTCGTCGACAGGGAGTGGCGGTCGCCCTGCTCCGGCATCTTCTTGCCCGGGGGCGCGGTGAGGGGGCCGAACGAGTCGTTCTTGAGGTCCGGGTCGGCAACGTCTCCGCCATCGCCCTCTACAGCCGCTTCGGATTCAGGGGGACCGGGAGGCGGAAGGGATATTATTCAGATGGTGAGGATGCCCTGCTGATGGAGTTGTCACTCCTGACCGATTCCGCCGCCACAGGACCCCGCTGA
- the scpB gene encoding SMC-Scp complex subunit ScpB translates to MDTAELKTLVEALVFVSPEPIRLERIAEALDVERKSVALVLQELVAEYAAASRGFILQEIAGGFQFRTRPEHGEWVRRLVKNRPFRFSRAALETLAIIAYRQPVTRAEIEYLRGVDSGGVVKTLLDRHLLRILGKKDVPGRPMIYGTTREFLELFGLRDLAGLPTLKEFSELNLDVLDAGADSVAPPEN, encoded by the coding sequence TTGGATACTGCTGAACTCAAGACCCTGGTGGAGGCCCTGGTTTTTGTCTCGCCGGAGCCGATCCGCCTCGAGCGCATCGCCGAGGCCCTCGACGTCGAACGAAAAAGCGTCGCCCTGGTGCTGCAGGAACTGGTGGCCGAATATGCCGCCGCGAGCCGCGGTTTTATCCTGCAGGAAATCGCCGGAGGCTTCCAGTTCCGCACCCGGCCGGAGCACGGGGAATGGGTGCGCCGGCTGGTGAAGAACCGGCCCTTCCGCTTTTCGCGGGCCGCCCTGGAAACCCTGGCGATCATCGCCTACCGGCAGCCGGTGACCCGGGCGGAAATCGAATACCTGCGGGGAGTCGACTCCGGCGGCGTGGTCAAGACCCTGCTCGATCGGCACCTCCTCCGTATCCTCGGCAAGAAGGATGTCCCCGGGCGTCCCATGATCTACGGAACCACCCGCGAGTTCCTCGAACTCTTCGGTCTGCGGGACCTCGCGGGACTGCCGACCCTCAAGGAATTCAGCGAACTCAACCTCGATGTTCTCGACGCCGGCGCCGATTCAGTCGCTCCCCCCGAGAACTGA
- a CDS encoding dihydroorotate dehydrogenase, which produces MNVVRPSLAVEIAGIRMKNPVMPASGTFGYGEEYAPYFDLGRLGAIVTKGLSLNPKAGNPTPRIAETTSGMLNAIGLQNVGIEAFLADKVAYYQNFDVPVIANFFGNTLEEYGEVARRLSDIPEISAVELNISCPNVKQGGIVFGTDPRAAAQVVALVRKSLNKPLIVKLTPNVTDITVIARAAEEAGADAISCINTLTGMAIDVRTRRPKIANRTGGLSGPAIRPVAVRMVHQVVQAVKIPVIGIGGITCARDALEFLIVGARAVQVGTANFIDPGVMPDIIDGLEAFCLEEGIADINDLIGSLQL; this is translated from the coding sequence ATGAACGTCGTCCGTCCCAGCCTCGCCGTCGAGATCGCCGGAATCAGAATGAAAAACCCGGTCATGCCCGCCTCGGGAACCTTCGGCTACGGCGAGGAATACGCCCCCTATTTCGATCTCGGCCGTCTCGGCGCCATCGTCACCAAGGGGCTCTCCCTGAATCCCAAGGCCGGCAATCCGACGCCGCGCATCGCCGAGACCACCAGCGGTATGCTCAACGCCATCGGGTTGCAGAACGTGGGGATAGAGGCCTTTCTCGCCGACAAGGTCGCCTATTACCAGAACTTCGACGTTCCGGTGATCGCCAATTTCTTCGGCAACACCCTCGAGGAATACGGCGAGGTGGCTCGGCGCCTCTCCGACATCCCGGAAATTTCCGCCGTCGAGCTCAATATCTCCTGCCCCAACGTCAAGCAGGGGGGGATCGTCTTCGGCACCGATCCGAGAGCCGCCGCCCAAGTGGTGGCCCTGGTGCGCAAGTCCCTCAACAAGCCGCTGATCGTCAAGCTCACCCCCAACGTCACCGACATCACCGTCATCGCCCGCGCCGCCGAAGAAGCCGGGGCCGACGCCATCAGCTGCATCAATACCCTCACCGGCATGGCCATCGACGTCAGGACCCGCAGACCGAAAATCGCCAACCGCACCGGCGGTCTCTCCGGCCCCGCCATCCGCCCGGTGGCGGTGCGCATGGTTCATCAGGTGGTGCAGGCGGTGAAAATACCGGTCATCGGCATCGGCGGCATCACCTGCGCCCGGGACGCCCTGGAGTTTCTCATCGTCGGTGCCAGGGCGGTGCAGGTCGGCACCGCCAACTTCATCGATCCCGGGGTCATGCCGGATATCATCGACGGACTCGAGGCCTTCTGTCTTGAGGAGGGGATCGCCGACATCAACGACCTGATCGGATCGTTGCAGCTGTAG
- a CDS encoding CBS domain-containing protein, translating to MDVITTHINADFDCLGAMVAARRLYPDAKMIFAGAQERSLREFFLKNPEQAALFSRVRDIDLEAVTLLILVDVRQSERIGPFAAVAHRPGVEVHIYDHHPAGNADLHGEREVIEPVGSTVTVLLKIFMEQGIDPTPEEATMMMLGLYEDTGNLLFSSTTLDDYRAAIFLFSHGADLNTVSDSLVQELNAEQVALLHELITSRTVLTVSGIEISVAHATVDHFVGDLALLAHKLKDMENLSALLVVVRMGDRIFMVGRSRIPEVHVGEILSEFGGGGHAFAASGTCRDMTLVQVLERIPQILRERVQPRWEARHLMSSPVKSIAGGASLREARELMTRYNLNALPVMDGSEVAGVITRQVADKAAHHGLAEVAVSEYMSGEFASASPSTPIETLQELIVDRNQRLVPVFGEGKLLGVITRTDLLRHMVSGARALRHPGVEDLAASGSALKKRQVSRLVRERLPASIRELLAGMGEVGDAQNVPIFAVGGFVRDLLLGKENLDIDLVIEGDGIAFAREYCRRHPCRVRTHAKFGTAVIIFPDGFKVDIASARMEYYHEPGALPNVEHASIKLDLYRRDFTINTLALALNGPEKGALLDFFGAQRDLQDKVLRVLHNLSFVEDSTRVFRAIRFEQRLGFHIGLQTEQLLRSALRMGFVEKVGGPRLFNELAQILKESNPLPAVERMAELGLLPYIHSRLTLPPRVKSLFAEASRAIHWYELLYTGEPCQGWLVYFLCLTSGLDEESLEELNRRLGIPSRHGVILGEQRREVHRLQRFFERRWGRGRPLRPVELHARLSPLATEALLYLMARVDNDEVRSWVSYFYTALRKAAPLLSGDELKALGIPPGPLYKKILKTLLDARLNGKVASREDEIVLVKKRFLKP from the coding sequence ATGGACGTGATCACCACCCACATCAATGCCGATTTCGACTGTCTCGGAGCGATGGTCGCCGCTCGCAGGCTCTATCCCGATGCCAAGATGATCTTTGCCGGCGCCCAGGAGCGGAGTCTGCGCGAGTTTTTTCTGAAAAACCCCGAACAGGCAGCTCTTTTCAGTCGGGTCCGGGACATCGACCTTGAGGCCGTCACCCTCCTGATTCTGGTCGACGTGCGGCAGTCGGAACGCATCGGTCCCTTTGCCGCCGTGGCGCACCGTCCCGGGGTCGAGGTGCACATCTACGATCATCATCCCGCCGGCAACGCCGACCTTCACGGGGAGCGGGAGGTCATTGAACCTGTCGGTTCGACGGTGACCGTTCTGTTGAAAATCTTCATGGAGCAGGGGATCGACCCGACCCCCGAAGAGGCGACCATGATGATGCTCGGCCTCTATGAAGACACCGGTAATCTCCTCTTCAGTTCCACGACCCTCGACGACTACAGGGCCGCCATCTTCCTCTTTTCCCACGGCGCCGACCTCAACACCGTTTCCGACTCCCTGGTCCAGGAACTCAATGCCGAACAGGTGGCTCTCCTCCATGAGCTGATTACCTCCCGCACCGTCCTGACCGTCAGCGGCATTGAGATCTCCGTCGCCCATGCCACCGTGGATCATTTTGTCGGCGACCTGGCTCTTTTGGCGCACAAGCTCAAGGACATGGAGAATCTCAGCGCCCTGCTGGTCGTGGTGCGCATGGGGGATCGCATCTTCATGGTCGGGCGCTCGCGGATTCCGGAAGTTCATGTGGGGGAAATCCTCAGCGAGTTCGGCGGCGGCGGCCACGCCTTCGCCGCTTCCGGCACCTGTCGGGACATGACCCTGGTGCAGGTCCTCGAACGGATTCCGCAGATCCTTCGGGAGCGCGTTCAGCCCCGCTGGGAAGCACGGCACCTGATGTCGAGCCCGGTGAAGAGCATCGCAGGGGGAGCCAGCCTCAGGGAGGCCCGGGAGCTGATGACCCGCTACAATCTCAACGCCCTGCCGGTCATGGACGGTTCGGAGGTCGCCGGCGTCATCACCCGGCAGGTGGCTGACAAGGCCGCCCACCACGGCCTCGCCGAGGTTGCGGTGAGCGAATACATGAGCGGGGAATTCGCCAGCGCTTCCCCCTCGACCCCCATCGAGACCCTGCAGGAGCTGATTGTCGACCGCAACCAGCGCCTGGTTCCGGTCTTCGGCGAAGGGAAACTCCTCGGGGTCATCACCCGCACCGACCTGTTGCGCCACATGGTTTCCGGCGCCCGCGCCCTGCGTCACCCCGGAGTCGAGGACCTTGCGGCCAGCGGGTCCGCCCTTAAAAAACGTCAGGTCTCCCGTCTGGTTCGCGAACGTCTGCCGGCGTCCATCCGCGAGCTGCTGGCGGGAATGGGGGAGGTGGGAGATGCACAGAACGTCCCGATCTTCGCCGTCGGAGGTTTTGTCCGCGATCTGCTTCTGGGGAAGGAAAACCTCGATATCGACCTCGTCATCGAGGGGGACGGCATCGCCTTCGCCCGGGAGTATTGCCGGCGTCATCCCTGCCGGGTGCGCACCCACGCCAAATTCGGCACCGCCGTTATCATCTTCCCCGACGGCTTCAAGGTCGACATTGCCTCGGCCCGCATGGAGTACTACCATGAGCCGGGAGCGCTCCCCAACGTCGAGCATGCCTCCATCAAGCTCGATCTCTACCGGCGGGACTTCACCATCAACACCCTGGCCCTGGCGCTCAACGGCCCGGAAAAGGGGGCCCTTCTCGATTTCTTCGGCGCTCAGCGGGACTTGCAGGACAAAGTCCTGCGGGTCCTGCACAATCTCAGCTTCGTCGAAGATTCAACCCGGGTCTTTCGTGCCATCCGCTTCGAGCAGCGCCTCGGGTTTCATATCGGCCTTCAGACCGAACAACTGCTGCGCAGCGCCCTGCGCATGGGATTCGTCGAGAAGGTCGGCGGGCCGCGTCTCTTCAACGAACTGGCACAGATCCTCAAGGAATCCAATCCCCTCCCGGCGGTGGAGCGAATGGCCGAGCTGGGGCTGTTGCCGTACATCCATTCCCGGCTGACTCTCCCTCCCCGCGTCAAGTCCCTCTTCGCGGAGGCAAGTCGGGCCATTCACTGGTATGAGCTCCTCTACACCGGCGAGCCCTGTCAGGGTTGGCTGGTCTATTTTCTCTGCCTGACCTCCGGGCTCGACGAGGAGTCCCTGGAGGAACTTAACCGGCGCCTGGGAATCCCTTCTCGCCATGGGGTGATCCTTGGTGAACAGCGCAGGGAGGTGCACCGGCTGCAGCGGTTTTTCGAACGACGCTGGGGGCGAGGCCGGCCGCTGCGTCCCGTCGAACTCCACGCCCGGCTCTCCCCTCTGGCAACCGAAGCCCTCCTCTATCTCATGGCCCGTGTCGACAACGACGAAGTCCGGAGCTGGGTCTCCTATTTTTATACGGCGCTGCGCAAAGCCGCACCCCTTCTTAGCGGCGACGAACTCAAGGCGCTGGGGATCCCGCCGGGCCCCCTGTACAAGAAAATTCTCAAGACCCTCCTTGATGCCCGGCTCAATGGCAAGGTGGCCAGTCGTGAGGACGAGATCGTCCTGGTGAAAAAGCGCTTTTTGAAACCCTGA
- a CDS encoding site-2 protease family protein — protein sequence MESILAKISVMLVPALLAVTLHEVAHGYTAERLGDPTARLLGRLTLNPLKHLDPIGTIALLFFGFGWARPVPVNFANLRRPRLHMVWVALAGPLTNLGLAVISALLLRVLAQIPDGVLQDGGMASRMFEPVKLMAGFSLYINIILAVFNLVPIPPLDGGRVMTGILPPRQAAMLARLEPFGFMIVILLIFFTDLWRIVLSPAISLMVGILAGPQTYLVDRAIQFLLAR from the coding sequence ATGGAAAGCATACTGGCCAAAATCTCCGTCATGCTGGTTCCGGCGCTCCTGGCCGTCACCCTGCACGAGGTGGCGCACGGCTATACCGCCGAACGCCTCGGGGACCCGACGGCCAGGCTTCTCGGTCGCTTGACGCTCAATCCTCTCAAGCATCTCGACCCGATCGGCACCATCGCCCTCCTTTTTTTCGGCTTCGGCTGGGCCCGCCCGGTCCCGGTCAATTTTGCCAACCTGCGCCGCCCGCGCCTTCACATGGTCTGGGTGGCTCTTGCGGGGCCGTTGACCAACCTGGGTCTGGCCGTCATTTCGGCCCTGCTGTTGCGGGTTCTGGCCCAGATTCCCGACGGCGTCTTGCAGGACGGCGGGATGGCGAGCAGGATGTTCGAGCCGGTGAAGCTGATGGCCGGTTTCAGCCTCTACATCAACATCATACTGGCCGTCTTCAATCTGGTGCCGATCCCCCCCCTGGACGGCGGACGGGTCATGACGGGGATTCTGCCCCCTCGGCAGGCGGCGATGCTCGCCCGTCTCGAACCCTTCGGCTTTATGATCGTCATCCTTCTCATCTTCTTCACCGATCTCTGGCGCATCGTTCTTTCCCCGGCGATCTCCCTCATGGTCGGAATCCTGGCCGGCCCCCAGACTTATCTGGTGGACCGGGCCATTCAATTTCTTCTGGCCCGCTGA